GCTGTTAGAAGAAACCCAGGCACAATCAGAAGAGTTGCAGGTTCAGCACAGTGAGTTGGAGGGTTTAAATGCGGAGCTTGAAGCGCAGGCACAAAAACTGCAGGCCAGTGAAGAAGAATTACGCGTACAGCAAGAAGAACTGTTGCAAAGTAACCAGGAGCTGGAGGAAAGAAGCAGCTTATTGGAAGAAAAAAATGAACTGATAGAAGAACGTAATATAGAGATTCAGCAAAAGGCTGAGGCTTTAGAATTGAGTACAAGGTATAAGTCAGAATTTTTGGCCAATATGTCGCACGAGTTAAGAACACCGCTCAACTCGATATTGTTGTTGTCGAGGTTAATGGCCGAAAATGAGGCTATGGATCGGGAGCATCAGGAATATGCAGAGGTTATTCAAAGCTCAGGCCAGGGTCTTTTAAGCTTAATTGACGAAATTTTAGACCTTTCTAAAATCGAAGCTGGCAAAATGGAACTCGATAGAACAAATATTAAGGTTGACGAGGTTATTTTCAACATGCGTTCGCTGTTTAATCCTTTAGCTAAAGAGAAGAACCTAAACTTTGTTATCGAAAAATCGCCAGAAGTTCCGGAGTTTTTTCATACCGATAAAATGCGTTTGGAACAGATCATTAAAAACCTGCTGTCAAATGCCATTAAATTTACTGCCGCAGGTGCTGTAACCTTAAATATTAATAAAAATGAAAAGTTAGGCGCGTTGGTATTTAAGGTTACCGATACGGGAGTAGGTATAGCGCCCGAAAAGCAGGGCATGGTATTCGAAGCTTTTCAGCAGGCAGATGGCTCTACGCGCCGTAAGTTTGGTGGTACAGGCCTTGGGCTTTCAATTAGTAGAGAGCTGGCCAAACTATTGGGCGGATATATTGATTTAAAAAGTACAGAAGGCGAAGGGAGTATTTTTACGCTCACTTTACCCATTGATAGAAATAAAGGTTTTGATGGTATTGTGCCAAGTGTAGACCAACCGATAATCGCCTTGGAAGCACCGGTAAAAAAAGTGAGCCATTTAACCGTAGATAATATTCCACAAGAGGTTGAAGATGACCGAGATAATATTCAGCCTGATGATAAGGTGATTTTAATTGTTGAAGATGATACCCCTTTTGCTAAAACACTTTTAGATTTTACCAGGAAAAGAAATTATAAAGGTTTGGTTGCTGTTCGCGGCGATGCAGGTATAGAAATGGCGAAAACCTTTAAACCACTTGCTATTTTACTTGATATCCAATTGCCGGTTAAAGATGGCTGGCAAGTAATGGAAGAGCTGAAATCGGATCCATCAACGCGCCCCATTCCGGTACACATCATGTCTTCTCTACAGGTTAAGAAAGAAAGTTTATTAAAAGGTGCAGTAGACTTCATAAATAAGCCTTTTGCTTTTGAGCACATGCAGGAGATATTTTCGAAACTGGAACATGCCTTAAGCCGTCATCCTAAAAAAGTACTCATTGTTGAAGAAAATGAGCAACATGCTAAAGCATTAAGCTACTTTTTAAGCAATTTTAACATCCAGACAGAAATTGTCAACCAGGTAAAAGAAAGTGTTTCTGCCTTACATAAGCCAGAGGTTAATTGTGTGATCTTGGACATGGGCATTCCTGACAAACATGCTTACGATACGCTGGAGGTGGTAAAGAAAACGCCCGGCTTAGAAAATTTACCAATCATTATTTTCACAGGTAAAAACCTTTCAAAAGGAGAAGAGAACCGGATCAAACAATATGCTGATTCTATCGTCGTAAAAACGGCACATTCTTATCAGCGTATTTTGGATGAAGCAGGCCTGTTTCTTCACTTAGTAGAAGAAAAAAGTAAGGAAAAGATAAAAACACCTAAAAAGTTTTCCGAATTGCAGGATGTATTGGTTGGAAAAACCGTTCTGGTAGCAGATGATGATGTGCGTAACATCTTCTCCTTAACCAAAATGCTAGAGCAGCACCAGATGAAAGTTATAGCAGCAACCGATGGTAAAGAGGCGCTTAAATTACTAAATGAAAACCCAGGAATTGATGTTGTTTTAATGGATATGATGATGCCGGAATTAGACGGTTACGAAACTACAACAGCCATCAGGCAGGATATTAAATATCGAAACCTGCCCATTTTAGCCGTTACTGCAAAAGCCATGATGGGCGACCGCGAAAAGTGCATTGCTGCAGGTGCGTCTGATTACATTAGCAAACCCGTAGATATGGATCAACTGATATCGTTATTAAGAGTATGGTTGTACGAAAATCACCATAAATCATAAACCATTTTTTATTTTATGCCTCAAAAATTAATTCTCATAATTGATGATGATAACGATATCGTTATTAAGAGTATGGTTGTACGAAAATCACCATAAATCATAAACCATTTTTTATTTTATGCCTCAAAAATTAATTCTCATAATTGATGATGATAACCGAAACATTTTTGCTTTAAAAGCTGTTTTAAAGGCCAAAGGTTTTGATTGTTTATCTGCTTTAAGTGCCAAAGACGGTTTTTCTATTCTAGAAAAGCACGATAATGTTGCCATTGTTTTAATGGATATGATGATGCCAGACATGGACGGTTATCAAGCTATTGCGGTAATGAAGAAATCGGCGAGAATGCAGGATATACCTGTGTTAGCGGTAACCGCCCAGGCTATGGTTGGAGATAGGGAGCGTTGTTTAAGCGCAGGCGCATCGGGCTATATTTCAAAGCCGATAAATGTTGATGAGTTATTAGTGCAAATAGAAAATTTTACAAAATAGCAGGTGATAAGTGATGCGATAGATAATGAACAGGTAGAAATCCTGTTGAATGATGTTCTAGAAACTCATGGATATGATTTTTTGGAATACTCTCACGCATCGATAAAAAGAAGGATTATACGCCTTTATGGACTGGATAATTTTGTGAGTTTTGCAGAATTTCGGTACACAATTAAAACAGATAAGCAATATTTTAAGCGGTTTTTAGAGGAAATTACGGTTAATGTTACCGAAATGTTTCGCGATCCTTCTTTTTATAAATCGTTGCGGAATGATGTACTTCCTGTGCTTGGCACTTATCCGTTTATACGGATCTGGGTGGCGGGCTGCTCTACCGGAGAAGAGGCTTATTCGCTTGCCATTGTTTTAAAAGAACTTAATTTGCTCAATAAATCGCTTATTTATGCCACAGATATTAATCCATCGGTTTTAGATAAAGCAAAAAAAGGCATGTTCCCTTTAAATTATTTAAAGCAGTATTCCGAAAATTACCTGCAATCGGGTGGGTTAAAAGATTTTTCTTCTTATTACACAGCGAACTACTCTTTGGCAAAATTTGATGAAAGCTTAAACAGTAAGATGATCTTTTCTACGCATAATCTGGTTTCCGATCATTCTTTTAACGAGTTTCAGCTAATTTTATGTAGAAACGTATTAATTTATTTTGATAAAGATTTACAGCATAAAGTATTTAACCTATTTGATAGTAGCATCGAGAAATTAGGCTATCTTGCCCTAGGAAGTAAAGAAAGTTTGGAGTTCTGGCCAAAAGCCAAAGAATATAAAAGGGTTAAAATGGAGAAAATATGGCGGAAACTGTAGATTCTATATCGTGTGGTGCATTAATTATTGGCGGCTCGGCCGGTAGTTTAGATGTATTGCTCGAAATTTTTCCAGCCCTAAGGAACGATATTAGTTTCCCTATTGTATTAGTGGTTCACCGTAAGGCAAGTAATCAATCTCTTTTAACCGATTTATTAAAATCGCGCACTACATTGACAGTTAGCGAAGCAGAAGAAAAGGAATTTTTAAACGCAGGCAAAGTTTTTATCGCACCTGCTGATTATCATATGCTGATAGAGGAAGACCAAAGTATATCTTTTGATTATTCTGAAAAAGTAAATTATTCCCGACCATCAATTGATGTTACCTTTCAGTCAGCAGCTGAGGTTTTTAAAGAAAAATTAGTCTGTATTTTGCTTTCAGGATCTAATGCCGATGGAGTAGAAGGGTTAAAAAGTGTAAACAATTATAGCGGTAGGGTAGTTATACAGAATCCACGTACGGCCATAATGCCGTATATGCCGCAACAGGCGGTTCTGAATGTCGAGCCGCATATAATATTGGATAGCTACGATATGGCTAATTATATAAATAAGTTAAATGGTTGATTGCTTTTCGGAGGTTAATATGATAGTTACAAAAAAAGTATTTGTTTTTGATGATAATAGGGATATCCTTGATCTCTGTACATTTATTTTGGAAGATGCAGGGTATGAGATAAAAACATCAGAAAATGCCAACAACATAGAAGAACAGGTTGCAGCGTATATGCCTGACTTAATTTTTATGGATAATTGGCTGCCCGATTTGGGAGGTATACAGGCTACTAAAGCATTAAAAAGCCATCCTGATTTAAAACATATTCCAGTAATTTATTTCTCGGCAAATAATGATATATCTTCACTGGCCGATGAAGCTGGTGCCGATAGTTATCTATCGAAACCTTTTGATATTGCCGCGCTTGAAGAAATTGTAAAAAAACATTTGAGTTAGGCGCTATTTAACCGCAAAGTGCGCAAAGATAAATCGCAAAGGACGCTAAGCAATAGCTTTTTATATATCCTTTGCAACTCCGCGAAAAAACTCAGCGCCCTTTGCGGTTAAACACCTTATTCCTTTCCCCAAATCCTTGTATTCAGATCCAATTCCTTAACAATATCATACATAAATTTTATGGTAGAGATATCTTCATTTACTGTTTCTGGACTTAGCAATGATTTAAAAACGGGCGCTTCAAAATAATTCCGGTTCAAAGGGAAAGCGATGTACATCCTCGATTCGATAAAGGATAAACTGATATTATATTTGGTTTGATGATTGAGGTTTAGTATGCGTTCCATCATGGCAGGTGTAAGGATATATCTAGATTCTACCTGATCTGAGCCATAAGTCACAAAAGTCTTATCAAATTCTACATTCTCCAATTGGATAACATCATTACCGCTAAAAGAGAACAGGTTTTTAGAAAACCATGCACCAAAGGCCGCTCCGAAATCTTTTGGTCTAACAATGGTTACGCCATTAAATTTCTTGTTAAAATCGGCAGCAAAGATGATGCCCTTAAAAATGTCGTGCCACTCTGTTCGGGTTCCGTTTTTGGTTTGGGTTACTGTTTTGTATTCAGCATGCACCTCAGCAAAGTAAAACCGGGTTTTATCAGCACATCCAGTTACCAGGTCCTCTGTTTTATAACGATCGGGCTCATTGCTAAACAACTGTGTGTACATAAACTCCGAAGCTTCGATCCCCTGGTAAGGATTAATCGCTAAACTTTCGTCTAAAAATTTAAGGGCTGCACCAATTACATTGGTTTTGTAAGCACTTTGGTAAGCTGTTAAAGAATCGTTGATTTTAAATAACAAAACACCGCCATAAATAAGAGGTATTAAACCACCAATTACACCAGGAATAGGAAAGCCGAGGAAGAAGCCTAGAATACAAAGCAGAATGCCCGCGGTAATAAAAATATAGCCTTTGGTTTGGGTAGCGGCAATTCTTTTGCGCTCTATCTCCATTGTAGCCAAAACTTGTTGCAAGGCTACATTATTTGCAATATCGAACGACATTAATTATTAAAGAGTTCTTTTGCGCTAATGTTTTTACGCTCTTCAGCTGCGGTTTCTAAAACGGCAATCGCTTGGAAATTTAACATTCCGGCAAATAAACTGCCTGGGAACATCATAATCGAATTATTGTAATCGGTTACGGAGGCATTATAGGTTCTTCTAGCAGCCGCAATCTGTTCTTCGCTCTCGGTCCAGGTGGTTTGCAGGTTAATAAAATTGGTATTGGCTTTTAAATCGGGGTAATTTTCGATGTTGACCATTAAACCTTTCACACTATTGCCCAATTGCGCGTCTAAATCTGCTTTTTCTGCATTGCTAATATTTGGTGAACCTGCTTTAGCTCTCAGTTCAACTATTTTGGTTAAGGTTCCCTGTTCATAAGTAGTGTACTGTTTTACCACTTCAACAAGATTTGGGATAAGGTCGAACCGCTTTTTAAGCATTACATCAATGGCAGAGAAGGCATTTGTTACCTGGTTTTTCTTCCCGATGAGGGAGTTGTAAAAGAAAATCCCGATAAGAAATATAAATCCGATAACAACGAGGGCAATAATCATAATTTTAGTTTAAGGTTTAGAGAATAAAGATAAGAAAAGGTTACAATATGTTATCGCTTTTCATTTTGTTCTCGTTCACGCTTTATCCGGCGTTCTAGCCGCCTCTGTTTTCTTTGTAAATGATTGGCCCGCATAGCCTTAAACTTTGCAATATGCTCACGTACTTTATTCTGCTTTTCTTCGGTAATGCCAATGCTATATTTTATGCCTGTAAAAAGGCTCTTCCAGATCATGTTGAAGAAAGAGGTATTTGCCGGCCTGCTGTAATTAACGGCTACAGGTACCAGTTTTCCATCTGCGCCTGGATTTTCTGATTTAATGATTAAGGCATTTGCTAAGAAAGAAAGAAAACCGCGGGTAACCAGGTGATCTTTTTCTGGGTCGTTTTTCATCAGCGCAACAGAAAGGTCGTAGTAGGAGAATGCTACCGTTCCTTTTGCGCCTAAATCATTCGCTTTAAAATTAAACTTCAATTTATCTACATTCCCGCGGTTAATGCGCACCAGGCCAAGTGGTTTAGTAATCTGATTTAAAACCCGCGCATTAAAATTGTGTAAAACTCCATTGTAAGAAAATGCGCCATCTTTAGCGGTAAGGTCGAACATAAAGTTCACATCTAGCTTTCCCTGACCAAATAAATAAGTATTCAGATTAACCTCCATGATCGGGTTTATGGCCTTAATATTATTAAGGTTGGTAGCATTTTTTATAATTCCGGAGGTGTTTTCAAAACTGATCCGTCCTCGTTGATTACTTTCTCTGTTGAAAACCGAATAGTTAACATTTACATCCTTCAGCTGTATTTTCTGGACCAGAATAGGCGCATGAACAAGCTGCAAAAGCTGATGGGGAACTTTCCAATTTTGCTTTCCTGCGATTTTTTAAGGAGGCCATTGTGGTTAAATACCGAAATGAAACCATTGGTAATGGCCATTTCCTTTGCCCAAAGTTCTTGTTTGCTGATGTATAATGGCAAATCAATCCCATTAAGCATAATGTTGTGCATCTTGATGTCGAAACGTTCTTTCGCATACCCGGCAACTTTGCCAAAGTTCATCTCATCATATAGGGGTACCAAAGCAAAACTGTTAATCCTTAACTTACCTGTTGTTGCCCTGAAATCCAGCTGATCTAATTGGATATCGTACATCTTGTCTGGAGTGTGGTATACATAGTTATTCAGATTGACCACAATATCCTTAAGTAAATAAAATCTTTTAGGATCATCAGCAGAGGTAGAATCAACCAGCAAATCGGTTAACGTAATATTAAGGTCGTCAATATCGAAAGGCACAGAATTAGGGACATTTTTATTCACATACTTAAAACTTACGTCCTTAAAACGGATGGTTTTAATGCTAAACTCTTTCAGGTTTTTGGAGATGATATCGTAAGGCGATTTAATGGGCCTGGGTGCACGCCCTTCATTAAAATCGAACTGTTTATTAACCATCGTTACCTCAGGTTTATCGAATATGATTTCCTCTAATTGCAGTTTTTTTTCGCGGTACAAGGTTAACGGATGGAAGCGCTTAACCACCAGTTTTTTTAAAGAAACAGTATATAAATTGTTTGGTGCCCTTTTTAAGGCTATAAGTTGCTTAAACCGATTGGTATCGGGCATTATTTTTACATTCTGTAAAGTGGCATTGCCTGTAAAAACGTTGGTAGATACCTTGGTAAAACTAATGGTATATAAACTATCGGTTGATTTGTAGAGCAGTGTTTTGATCCTGTCGGTTAAAATAGGACGAGATTTTACATTTAACAACCAAGCTATACCTGTAAGTACGATAAAAACACCGAGTAATATACACGCAATCCATTTAAAAACTTTATAACGGTATCTTTTGGTATCAGGCATTAAACAATGAGAGGTTGTGGTTTTATTAGCAATATACGGTTATAAACATATATTTGAAAAATGTAGAATCAGTTTTTTTCTCTCCGGGCTTTTCGTGCAGCTTTTCTGTCTGCCCGTTTTTGTTCCCTTATTTTTTTTGCAATTACTTTTTGCTGTTTTACCGGATTCTTTTCAGGTACCACGCCAAGGCCTACAATATCCTTTATGCCCATAAAAACGGTTTTCCACATCAGGTTAAAAAAGGAGGCCGAATTAATCCTGGTATTAGTCATGCTTGCTGTTCTTGGCGCTTCGCCTTTTTGCGGGTTTTCATCTTTAACTAATATGGTATTGGCCAAAAAAGACAAAAACCCTTTTTTCTTGGTCCCCTCTCCATCAATATTGTCTGTTAAGAGCTTTATTTTCAGGCTTGTGTACAACATATTCAGCTTGCCCGATGCAGATCTTAAGTTTCCGTTTGCACTGAAATCGATATGCTGCACTTCGCCACTTTCAATCTCTATTAAGCCCAGGGCTTTAGATAGTGGGTTTAAGTTTTTTAGATCAAATTTCCCCAGATTCCCACTGTAGGTAAATGCACCATTGTTATCGGTAAGATTGAAATCGATTTTTACATTCAGCTTTCCGGTACCCATTAAAAGCGTGTTTAAATCTGCCAGGGCATGGTTCTTTTTGCTCAGTTGTAAACTATCATTGGTTACATTTAAAATGTTTCCGGTTAGCGCTTTAAAGTCAACCGATCCAATTTTTTTACTTGCAGGGTTAAATTCAGCATATTTAACATTAATGTTTCTCAGTTTTACTGTATCAATCAGGGTAGGCATGTTTAACCTTTTTAAGGCTATATGCGGATAATTTTGGCCCTTATCAAATCCTGGTGGCGGTGGCGATTCGCGGCTCATAAAAACTTCTACATTGGCAGGCCCAATCCTTAGCGATTTTGCATGCAGTTTCTGGTCGGTGTTTAAACCCATAAAATCAACACCGTTAAATTCTATTTGATCAAAGCTTAAGTTATACCGGTCTTTCTGGATCTTGTATTTTCTTGCAAAAGTAAGTTCATCGTACAAGGGTGTAAGCTTAAACCCTTTTGCGGTTATTTTTTTTGATGCAGTAGAGCCGCTAATGGTATCAATTTTCATGGCGTACATTTTATCTTTCGTTACCGATTTATAACCCGCAATCTGAAAAGATGCATCTTTGGTATAATAAAACCTTGTTGTATCGTTGCCCGAAAGCGAATCCAACAAGAAATCATTAATGTTAATATCGAGGTGTTTGATTGATTTTTTGACTTTTTTTGCTGCGGTTTTGTTGATATAATCGAAATCTGCATCTACAATTTTGATGCTTTTTATGTGTACCGATTTAAAAGTTTTCGAAATCTGTTCGTAAAGCGATTTTTCATCTTTTATGCTATCTGGTTTCCTGCTTACTCTGTTAAAAATCATGTTGATAGATGGCTTTTGTAAAATGATCTCATTTACATCTATCCGTTTTCTAAAGTAGGCCGTTAATATTCCAACACGGCTAATCTGTAATTTCTTTAATTTAAGCTCGAAAGTATGGGCAGGAGCCATTTGTTTTTTCTTTAAGCTATCAAAAACAGCCGTATCGGGTGTTAGTGTAACATCACGTAGGGCCAGGCTGCCGGTAATTACGTTTAAGTTAATGCTTTTAAAATCTATGCGGTATAAATGATGAGAGCCATTGTAAACACCAGCTTTAATTTTTTCGGTCAGTATAGGTTTCCATCGGGCGCTTAAAAACATAGCACCAAATGCAACAATTAAAATTAAAATGCCGAATATGCTTCCTATCCAGGCCCAAATTTTATTTTTATTCTGCGCTGTCATTTATTATGGCTTATCCGTATGTAACAGATAGGAGTGCGAAAGGTTTTTTAATAGAAAGCTAAAAGACTAAAGGAGAAAGACCAAAGAGGAGATATTGTTAAAATGTTTTTGGATCGCAGGGGCAGTAAAAGTAACAGTGTTTGTTCCTTTGCTTCGCTTGTACGCTTCGGCCATCGTACCTCCAGGCCTGTAGGGTACCGCTTCGCCAAGGGCTAGATGGGTTAGGGCGGTGGCATGGAAACCATTCATAGTAGCAGGAACAGATGTAACCTAAACCCGACCATAGCGGGATGCCACAATTTTTTCAATTGGGGCAGAAGCGGGGGCGGGGCTACAATCCCCTATAGGGACCGAAGCCTACATTTCCAAAAAACTTTTTATTCAACCATATAAAATATGGATTAATTGGGGCTGCTAACTGCCTTATCATAATCGTACTGTAAACATTTAAACAAAATATGTCAATTTGTCACTTTTAATTTTATTTATGTATTTTTGCAATCCCCAAAATGTTTTTAAATAATGATTGATTTACAAGTACAGGATAAAACGCACGATGAGGCTAGGCAAGGTGAAGCTTTAATTTTAGATACACCAGTTAAAGCCGATGCCCGTAAATTATATATCGAAAGTTACGGTTGTGCAATGAATTTTGCTGATAGTGAAATTGTTGCCTCTATTTTATCGGAAACTGGATTTGAAACCACAGGTGATTATCACCAGGCGGATGTAATCTTCATTAATACCTGCTCTATCCGCGAAAACGCAGAAACCAGGGTTAGAAACCGATTATCGCAGTTCGGTGTCGAAAAACGCCGTAACCCGAAATTAATTGTTGGGGTTTTGGGCTGCATGGCAGAGCGGTTAAAATCTAAATTTTTAGAAGAAGAACGTTTGGTTGATGTTGTGGTGGGGCCCGATGCCTACCGCGATCTGCCTAACTTAATTGAGCAGGTAGAAAGCGGACATAAAGCAGTTAATGTTTTATTGTCCCGCGAGGAAACTTATGCTGATATCAGTCCCGTTCGGTTAAACAGCAACGGAATAACTGCTTTTATTTCCATTACCCGTGGTTGTAATAACATGTGTTCTTTCTGTGTTGTTCCATTTACCCGCGGCCGTGAGCGAAGCCGCGATGCACATTCTATTATAGAAGAAGCGAAAGGCTTATTTGAGGCTGGTTACCGCGAGGTTACGCTTTTAGGCCAAAACGTAGATTCGTACACCTGGACGTCGGAAGATGGAACAGAAACGGTTAACTTTGCACAGCTTTTGGAGCAAACGGCATTGGTTAGTCCAGATTTAAGGGTACGTTTTTCTACTTCGCATCCAAAAGATATTACCGACGAGGTTTTACATACCATTGCCAAATACGATAACATCTGTAACTATATCCACCTGCCAGTTCAATCAGGTAATACCCGCATATTGGAGTTAATGAACAGGACTTATACCCGCGAATGGTATATCAATCGTATTGATGCCATCCGTAACATTATTCCTGGCTGTGCAATTTCTACCGATATTATTGCCGGTTTCTGTACGGAAACAGAAGAAGAGCACCAAGAAACCCTGAGCATGATGGATTATGTGCAGTATGATTTTGCTTATAACTTTACTTACTCTGAACGACCTGGAACTTTAGCTGCCCGTAAATTGGAAGATGATATTCCTGAAGAAGTGAAAAAACGCCGTTTGGCTGAGATTTTGGCTAAACAACAGGCACATTCGTTAATGCGTTTGCAAGAATGGGTGGGTAAAACCGTTCGGGTTTTGATTGAAGGTACTTCAAAAAAATCTGATCTGGATTATTGCGGAAGAGGAGATAGCGGAGCGATGGCCATTTTTCCGGCTATTGAAGGAGTTAAACCTGGTCAGTATGCAAATGTATTTATCGAGAAATGTACATCGGCTACGTTAATTGGGAAAATAGTTTAAAAAGGTGGGGGAGAAGGTAAGGAGCGTAAGGTCTAAATCTCAAATCTCAATACTCAAATCTAAAGAATGGATACACAAAATATTAAACAGCGTTTCGGTATTATTGGTAATTCGCCTTTACTTAATCGTGCCATAGATATTGCGAGCCAGGTAGCACCAACTGATATGTCGGTGTTAATAACAGGCGAAAGTGGTAGTGGTAAAGAGGTATTCTCGCAAATTATCCATCAGATGAGTGCCCGTAAACATGGTGCTTTTATTGCTGTAAACTGTGGGGCTATTCCCGAGGGGACCATTGATTCTGAACTGTTTGGTCACGAAAAAGGATCTTTTACAGGCGCACACGAAGCACGT
The nucleotide sequence above comes from Pedobacter riviphilus. Encoded proteins:
- the miaB gene encoding tRNA (N6-isopentenyl adenosine(37)-C2)-methylthiotransferase MiaB, whose amino-acid sequence is MIDLQVQDKTHDEARQGEALILDTPVKADARKLYIESYGCAMNFADSEIVASILSETGFETTGDYHQADVIFINTCSIRENAETRVRNRLSQFGVEKRRNPKLIVGVLGCMAERLKSKFLEEERLVDVVVGPDAYRDLPNLIEQVESGHKAVNVLLSREETYADISPVRLNSNGITAFISITRGCNNMCSFCVVPFTRGRERSRDAHSIIEEAKGLFEAGYREVTLLGQNVDSYTWTSEDGTETVNFAQLLEQTALVSPDLRVRFSTSHPKDITDEVLHTIAKYDNICNYIHLPVQSGNTRILELMNRTYTREWYINRIDAIRNIIPGCAISTDIIAGFCTETEEEHQETLSMMDYVQYDFAYNFTYSERPGTLAARKLEDDIPEEVKKRRLAEILAKQQAHSLMRLQEWVGKTVRVLIEGTSKKSDLDYCGRGDSGAMAIFPAIEGVKPGQYANVFIEKCTSATLIGKIV